In Tenacibaculum sp. 190524A02b, the genomic stretch AAGAACAACTATCAAATCAGTATCCAAGTGTAATTCAAATAGAAAAAGAAAAAGTTCAAGCAGTTTTAGATGATGAAAAAGGTTATAAAATTATAACCAATAAAAATGAATATTATAGTAAAATAGTTGTAGTAGCTTTGAATTACTCAAAACCTTTTGATATTGTTGGGTTGGAGCAATATGCAGAAAGACACTCTAGAGCTAATGCGATGAAAGATAGGATTCAACTTCGTAATTTTAATCATTTAATAAAAGAAGGATTATATGTTTGTGGTACTATTGCAGGGTGGAGAAGTCAGTTTTCTATAGCTGCAGGAAGTGGAGCTAGTGTAGCAACTGATATCTTAACATTTTGGAATGATAACATTCCAACTAAGGTGCATGATAAAATTAAAGTCGAAAAATAATTTAAAGTAAAAGTGAGTTTTGACCATATAATCACTGGTATTTATCATCAGATACAAGATATAAATGATACAGGAGAAGTAGCTTCATATATACCAGAATTGAAAAAAGTAAGTCCAGAAAATTTTGGTGTTTCTTTTATTACAACTGATAATATTGATTATGGTATAGGAGAATATAATGTTAAGTTTTCAATACAGAGTATTTCTAAGGTATTAACATTGAGTTTGGCGTATAGTATTATTGGAGAAAAAATATGGGAAAGACTTGGTGTAGAGCCATCAGGCAATAGTTACAATTCTTTAGTACAATTAGAAACTGATAATGGAATACCAAGAAACCCTTTTATAAATGCTGGAGCTATAGTTATAGTGGATATACTTTTAAGTAAGCTGAAAAGTCCAAAAGAAGATTTTTTACTATTTGTGAGAAGTTTATCAGGGTCAAGTGATATTAACTATTCAGAAAAAATAGCAATATCTGAAAAGTCAGTAGGTTATAGAAATATAGCTTTATGTAATTTTATTAAGTCTTTTGGGAATATAGATAATAACCCAAATGATGTGTTGGATTTTTATTTTGAAATATGTTCTTTAGAAATGTCTGCAAAAGAACTATCTCAAACATTTTTGTTTTTGGCAAATAAAGGAGTAAATCATAATACAGGAAAAAGTGTTTTAACACCAAGTCAAACTAAAAGAGTAAATGCATTAATGCAAACATGTGGTTTTTATGACGAATCTGGAGAGTTTGCTTTCAAAGTAGGTTTACCAGGTAAAAGTGGCGTTGGAGGAGGTATTGTTGCAGTGCACCCAAATCAATATGTTATTACCGTTTGGAGCCCTAAATTAAATAAAAAAGGAAATTCCTTTAAAGGAATGCGTTTTTTAGAAGAGTTTACAACTCAATCTAAACTATCTATCTTTTAAATAATGAATTTATACTAATCAAAATGAAGAAAACAATAATCTACTTACTATTCTTATTAGTAGTATTCGCTTGTGAAAAGAAGCAAACTAAAGTAATAAATAACCTTGAAGATGGTAAGAAAAACGAGTTTGCTATAGTAATTCATGGAGGAGCAGGAACCATTCTTAAAAAGAATATGACGAAAGAGAAAGAAGAAGCTTATAAAGAAAAATTAAAACAAGCAATAACTGCTGGTCATAGTATTTTAAAAGAAGGAGGAACAAGTATTAAAGCAGTGGAAGCTTCAATAAAAATTATGGAAAATTCACCATTGTTTAATGCAGGAAAAGGAGCTGTTTTTACGAATGATGAAGCAAATGAAATGGATGCTTCCATAATGGAAGGAAAAACATTGAACGCTGGAGCTGTAGCTGGTGTAAAAACAATTAAAAATCCAATTTCTGCTGCCATAAAGGTGATGAATAATTCAAACCATGTATTATTATCGGGAAAAGGAGCAGATATGTTTGCTAAGGAACAAGGGTTGGAAATTATGAGTCCTGACTACTTTTATACTGAAAAACGCTTTAAATCTCTTCAAAGAATAAAAGATAAAGAGAAAGCTGAGTTAGATCATGATGATAAGTCAGCATTGTTTTATGATGAAGATATTAAGAATAGTAAATATGGAACGGTTGGTTGCGTGGCATTAGATAAAAATGGTAATATAACTGCTGGAACTTCAACAGGAGGAATGACTAATAAAAAATGGAATAGAATTGGAGATTCTCCAATTATAGGAGCAGGAACCTATGCAAATAACGCTACTTGTGGAGTATCATCAACAGGTTGGGGAGAATATTTTATTAGAGGGGTTATAGCACATGATATAGCCGCGCAAATGGAGTATAAAAAAGTATCTTTAAAAGAAGCAACCAAAGATGTAATTCAAAATAAATTGACAAAATCTGGAGGAACAGGAGGTGTAATAGCGATAGATAATAATGGAAATATGGCATTTGAATTCAATACGGCAGGAATGTACAGAGCCTCAATGAATGCTAAAGGAGAATTAGAAATAAAAATTTATAAAGAATAAAAACCGAGGAGTTGTTGTTTTATTTACAAATAACTCCTCTTTTGTTGATGCCTTTAATCATACGTAAAGAGCCTTCTTTAATGGTGTTCTTTTCAAATAGAAATGTTTTGTCGTACAAAGTATTTCCTTCAAAAAAACTAACCTGAAAACGATTGTCTAAAGCAAATAGTTCAGGTTGAATTAATTCTATTTTAGCAATAGAATTAGCAGGTAAAGCGTCTAACTTTTTTCTAAAAACAGAGGTGGTTTTAGTTTCAGAAAAACCTTGAGAAACAATGACTACCATTTCAATGTTAGTAGATTTTTTGTTAATAAGGTATACATTCCAATCCTCAGTATTGTGAGTGTCATTATGTTCCAGAACAATTGCCATTTCTATATCTGTAACCTCAGGTATATGAATATCTTTTTTCATTATAAATGATAATTAAAACTAATTAAAATACGATTTTTAGTAAATGTTCCTCCAAATGTTATCTTTCTATTTTCTAAATAAGACTTTGTAAAGATAAAGGAGGAGATAATGCCTAGCCCAGCCCCGGCAATTACATCATAAATATCATGTTTGTCTGCGTAAATTCTGGAATAACCAACATAGCTAGCTAATAAATAAGCAGGAATTCCGTATTTCCAGCCATATCTTTTATGAATAAAAGCAGCGCCAGTAAAAGCAGCCGAAGTATGTCCAGAAGGAAATGCATGATTACCGCCGTTAGGTCTTTTCTTGTTTAGTATTCTTTTTAAAGAGTGTGTAATAACAAAAGAAGTGCCCATTGCTTTTGCAAATTGCCAATGAGGCTTGTCACTTTGTTTTAAAAAGAAAGTAGAGCCCAAAGCAATAGCAGGGATACCTATTTGGAGAATATCTCCAGAACTTTCTATAAAACTCTTCTGAGAAAAAGTAATACAACTATTAAATACTACAAAAAAAAGTAGAAGACCTAAAAGTCTCATAAATATTTATAACACAGATTTAAACTGCTCTAAGAAACGCTTATCGTTTTCATAAAACATTCTAATATCAGGAATTTGATATAAAAGCATTGCAATTCGCTCTATCCCCATACCAAAAGCATAACCAGAATATTTAGTTGGATCAATATTACAATTCTTTAAAACATTAGGGTCAACCATACCACAACCCATAATTTCTAACCAACCAGTTCCTTTTGTTATTCTATAATCTGTCTCAGTTTCTAGTCCCCAATAAATATCAACTTCCGCACTAGGTTCGGTAAAAGGGAAGTAAGAAGGACGCAAGCGTATTTTCGATTTACCAAACATTTCTTTAGTGAAATATAATAATGTTTGTTTTAAATCAGCAAAAGAAACATCAGTGTCAATATATAAACCTTCAACTTGATGAAAAATACAATGTGCACGTGCAGAAATATCTTCATTACGAAAAA encodes the following:
- a CDS encoding NAD(P)/FAD-dependent oxidoreductase; translated protein: MIFDTLIIGGGVAGMQCALVLGSANNKEFVKNKKIGILMHQRASHLQDALFNNVLGMPPGTLGRDILKEGKEQLSNQYPSVIQIEKEKVQAVLDDEKGYKIITNKNEYYSKIVVVALNYSKPFDIVGLEQYAERHSRANAMKDRIQLRNFNHLIKEGLYVCGTIAGWRSQFSIAAGSGASVATDILTFWNDNIPTKVHDKIKVEK
- a CDS encoding glutaminase; protein product: MSFDHIITGIYHQIQDINDTGEVASYIPELKKVSPENFGVSFITTDNIDYGIGEYNVKFSIQSISKVLTLSLAYSIIGEKIWERLGVEPSGNSYNSLVQLETDNGIPRNPFINAGAIVIVDILLSKLKSPKEDFLLFVRSLSGSSDINYSEKIAISEKSVGYRNIALCNFIKSFGNIDNNPNDVLDFYFEICSLEMSAKELSQTFLFLANKGVNHNTGKSVLTPSQTKRVNALMQTCGFYDESGEFAFKVGLPGKSGVGGGIVAVHPNQYVITVWSPKLNKKGNSFKGMRFLEEFTTQSKLSIF
- a CDS encoding isoaspartyl peptidase/L-asparaginase codes for the protein MKKTIIYLLFLLVVFACEKKQTKVINNLEDGKKNEFAIVIHGGAGTILKKNMTKEKEEAYKEKLKQAITAGHSILKEGGTSIKAVEASIKIMENSPLFNAGKGAVFTNDEANEMDASIMEGKTLNAGAVAGVKTIKNPISAAIKVMNNSNHVLLSGKGADMFAKEQGLEIMSPDYFYTEKRFKSLQRIKDKEKAELDHDDKSALFYDEDIKNSKYGTVGCVALDKNGNITAGTSTGGMTNKKWNRIGDSPIIGAGTYANNATCGVSSTGWGEYFIRGVIAHDIAAQMEYKKVSLKEATKDVIQNKLTKSGGTGGVIAIDNNGNMAFEFNTAGMYRASMNAKGELEIKIYKE
- a CDS encoding phosphatase PAP2 family protein, which codes for MRLLGLLLFFVVFNSCITFSQKSFIESSGDILQIGIPAIALGSTFFLKQSDKPHWQFAKAMGTSFVITHSLKRILNKKRPNGGNHAFPSGHTSAAFTGAAFIHKRYGWKYGIPAYLLASYVGYSRIYADKHDIYDVIAGAGLGIISSFIFTKSYLENRKITFGGTFTKNRILISFNYHL